From one Deinococcus detaillensis genomic stretch:
- the gnd gene encoding decarboxylating NADP(+)-dependent phosphogluconate dehydrogenase translates to MTKPDDKNPTPVANAHAVHSEAVSGNQLIYAPVAEASADIGVIGLAVMGENLILNMASKGFMVAAFNRTTSKVDDFVVGRAKGLSILGADDLPTFISLLKKPRKVMLMVKAGPAVDAFIDMIAPLLDEGDIIIDGGNTHFPDTVRREKALAEKNILFVGAGVSGGEEGALTGPSIMPGGNAKAWPEVGPIFQKIAAQVGGQPCCDWVGEGGAGHFVKMVHNGIEYADMQMISEAYSLLSSALGLSAPEIGQIFDEWNKGELDSYLIEITAEILRKVDDETGKPMVDVILDTAGQKGTGKWTSVTALDVGAPANTIAEAVFARILSALKDQRVAASKVLRGPDAVESPDKDIFVEQVRQALYASKICSYAQGFQMMELAAAEYGWKLNFGSVAQMWRGGCIIRAAFLDKIKAAFDQNGELPNLLLDSYFTDAVGSAQGAWRQVVAAAALRGVWAPAFSSALAYYDGYRSERLSANILQAQRDYFGAHTYERVDKPRGEFFHTNWTGRGGSTSSSTYNA, encoded by the coding sequence ATGACCAAACCGGATGACAAGAATCCTACGCCTGTAGCCAACGCCCACGCCGTTCATTCCGAGGCGGTGAGCGGCAACCAACTCATTTACGCGCCCGTCGCGGAGGCCAGCGCCGACATCGGCGTGATTGGGCTGGCAGTTATGGGCGAGAATCTGATTCTCAACATGGCTTCCAAAGGTTTTATGGTGGCGGCTTTTAACCGCACCACCAGCAAGGTGGACGACTTCGTGGTGGGCCGCGCCAAAGGCCTGAGCATTTTGGGCGCGGACGACCTCCCGACCTTCATCAGCTTGCTCAAAAAGCCGCGCAAAGTGATGCTGATGGTCAAAGCTGGCCCCGCCGTGGACGCTTTTATTGACATGATCGCGCCCCTGCTGGACGAAGGCGACATCATCATCGATGGCGGCAACACCCACTTTCCCGACACGGTGCGGCGCGAGAAAGCGCTGGCCGAAAAAAACATTTTGTTTGTCGGCGCGGGCGTTTCCGGCGGTGAGGAAGGGGCGCTGACCGGCCCCAGCATCATGCCGGGCGGTAACGCCAAGGCTTGGCCGGAGGTGGGGCCGATCTTCCAAAAAATTGCCGCGCAGGTCGGCGGCCAGCCCTGCTGCGACTGGGTGGGCGAAGGCGGCGCGGGGCACTTTGTCAAGATGGTGCACAACGGCATCGAGTACGCCGACATGCAGATGATTTCTGAGGCGTACAGCCTGCTCAGCAGCGCACTGGGCTTATCAGCCCCTGAGATCGGCCAAATTTTTGACGAGTGGAATAAAGGCGAACTCGACAGTTACTTGATTGAAATTACCGCCGAAATTTTGCGGAAAGTAGATGACGAAACCGGCAAGCCGATGGTGGACGTGATTCTGGACACCGCCGGACAAAAAGGCACCGGGAAATGGACTTCGGTCACCGCGCTCGACGTGGGCGCACCGGCCAACACCATTGCCGAGGCAGTGTTCGCCCGCATCCTGAGTGCACTTAAAGACCAGCGGGTGGCCGCCAGCAAAGTGCTGCGCGGCCCCGACGCGGTGGAGTCCCCCGACAAAGACATCTTCGTGGAGCAAGTCCGGCAAGCCCTCTACGCCTCCAAAATCTGCTCGTATGCACAGGGCTTTCAAATGATGGAGTTGGCGGCCGCCGAGTACGGCTGGAAACTGAACTTCGGCAGCGTCGCTCAGATGTGGCGCGGCGGCTGCATCATCCGCGCCGCCTTTTTGGACAAGATCAAAGCCGCCTTCGACCAGAACGGCGAACTGCCCAACTTGCTGCTGGACAGCTATTTCACGGACGCGGTGGGAAGTGCTCAGGGAGCCTGGCGGCAAGTGGTGGCGGCCGCCGCCCTGCGCGGGGTGTGGGCCCCGGCTTTTTCCAGCGCTCTGGCTTATTACGACGGCTACCGCAGTGAGCGCCTCAGCGCCAATATTTTGCAGGCCCAGCGGGATTACTTCGGGGCGCACACCTACGAGCGGGTGGACAAGCCGCGCGGCGAGTTCTTCCATACCAACTGGACGGGACGGGGCGGAAGTACATCCAGCAGCACCTATAACGCTTGA
- a CDS encoding MDR family MFS transporter has translation MTQPAPPTQTTRLEDRINYAEVLPQSTKVLILIGTLLGLFLAALDQTIVSTSLPRIIADLNGLNLYAWVTTAYLLASTAMVPIYGKLSDIYGRKPILLFGIVVFLIGSALCGMAGEPWFGNLFGSGMMQLIVFRGLQGFGAAALTSVAFSIIADIFAPAERAKYQGLFGAVFGISSVIGPLLGGFLTDNISWRWVFYVNLPVGLIAIAFITSKMPILASGLKPKIDYVGALLVLTFSVPLLLALTFGAEANYGWTNSTVLALFAASVVSLILFLFVESRHESPILPLSLFKNPTFAWGVTARFFLGAAFLGAILFLSLYLVNVQGVSATKAGTATIPLTMGLIFGSIVSGQIASRLGIYKPLILGGLALMVGGFYLLSTLTADTPYWTVIVFMVVLGLGIGPALPLYNLAIQSSVQRWEIGVATSSGQFFQQMGSTIGTAVFGAVLTSTLATQLPAQLRVAATNQKPAIAAQLETAAASASKASASQGGGSAPTLDSINAKINDGFAKTFGSVQTAVESGNLSAVTQNQLLPEGLRNGLGQIPPAALQTPQGKAQVLARIKAQLDTVQASTLADAKTTYNLSSRAFKVGFANTVSRIYLIAIFVALLAFLTTLPMPNLRLPRKGEGPGGEQRGGLASMEG, from the coding sequence ATGACCCAGCCCGCTCCACCCACCCAAACGACCCGCTTAGAAGACCGCATCAATTACGCCGAAGTGCTGCCGCAGAGCACCAAAGTCCTGATTTTGATCGGCACTTTGCTGGGACTGTTCTTGGCAGCGCTCGACCAGACCATCGTCTCGACCTCACTGCCGCGCATCATCGCCGATCTCAACGGCCTCAACCTCTACGCGTGGGTCACGACGGCCTACCTGCTGGCCAGCACCGCGATGGTGCCGATCTACGGCAAACTCTCGGACATCTACGGACGCAAGCCAATTCTGCTGTTCGGCATCGTGGTCTTTTTGATCGGCTCGGCGCTGTGCGGCATGGCTGGTGAGCCCTGGTTCGGCAATTTATTTGGCAGCGGCATGATGCAGCTGATCGTCTTCCGGGGGCTGCAAGGCTTCGGGGCGGCGGCGCTGACCTCGGTGGCCTTTTCCATTATCGCCGACATTTTCGCGCCCGCCGAGCGTGCCAAGTATCAGGGCCTGTTCGGAGCCGTCTTCGGCATCTCCAGCGTGATTGGCCCCCTCCTCGGCGGCTTCCTGACCGACAACATCTCCTGGCGCTGGGTCTTTTACGTCAATTTGCCCGTCGGCCTGATTGCCATTGCCTTTATTACCAGCAAAATGCCGATTCTGGCCAGCGGCCTTAAACCCAAGATCGATTATGTGGGCGCACTCTTGGTGCTGACCTTCTCGGTGCCGCTGCTGCTGGCGCTGACCTTCGGCGCGGAAGCCAACTACGGCTGGACCAATTCCACCGTGCTGGCGCTGTTCGCTGCTTCGGTCGTTTCACTGATCTTGTTTTTGTTCGTCGAGTCGCGCCACGAAAGCCCGATTCTGCCACTCTCGCTGTTCAAGAACCCGACGTTTGCTTGGGGCGTCACCGCCCGCTTCTTTCTGGGCGCGGCTTTCCTCGGCGCGATCTTGTTTTTGAGCCTCTACCTCGTCAACGTGCAGGGCGTGAGCGCGACCAAGGCGGGTACCGCCACCATTCCGCTGACCATGGGCCTGATCTTCGGCTCCATCGTCAGCGGCCAGATCGCTTCCCGGCTCGGCATCTACAAGCCGCTGATCCTGGGGGGCCTGGCCCTGATGGTCGGCGGCTTTTACCTGCTCTCCACCCTCACCGCCGATACACCTTACTGGACCGTTATCGTGTTCATGGTGGTGCTGGGACTGGGGATCGGGCCGGCTTTGCCGCTTTACAACTTGGCGATTCAGAGTTCGGTGCAGCGCTGGGAAATCGGCGTGGCAACCTCCAGCGGCCAGTTCTTTCAGCAGATGGGCAGCACCATCGGCACCGCCGTTTTCGGCGCAGTGCTGACCAGCACCCTGGCGACCCAGCTCCCGGCTCAGCTCCGCGTCGCCGCGACGAACCAGAAGCCGGCTATTGCCGCGCAGCTCGAAACAGCCGCCGCGAGCGCCTCTAAAGCCAGCGCTTCTCAGGGAGGCGGCAGCGCCCCGACGCTGGACTCTATCAACGCCAAGATCAACGACGGCTTTGCCAAGACCTTCGGCAGCGTGCAGACCGCCGTGGAGAGCGGCAACCTGAGCGCTGTCACCCAGAATCAACTGCTGCCCGAGGGTCTCAGAAACGGCTTGGGCCAGATTCCCCCGGCGGCTCTTCAGACTCCGCAGGGCAAAGCGCAAGTGCTGGCGCGAATCAAGGCGCAGCTCGACACCGTTCAGGCCAGCACCCTGGCCGACGCCAAGACGACCTACAACCTGTCCAGCCGGGCTTTCAAGGTGGGCTTTGCCAACACCGTCAGCCGCATCTACCTGATCGCGATTTTCGTGGCGCTGCTGGCGTTCCTGACCACCCTGCCGATGCCCAACCTGAGGCTGCCCCGCAAAGGCGAGGGACCGGGCGGAGAACAGCGCGGCGGACTGGCCTCGATGGAAGGCTAA
- a CDS encoding MarR family winged helix-turn-helix transcriptional regulator: MTTNLDPPRCAADADSDDPTERLLRCMQRLHRLVADRLMGHLQGELQEEDVSLTQMTALYKVRAFMPLSVTALAEHLHVSLPATSQLIQELVRRGLMERSENPDNRREKLLALSSKGQQFLSMKERSLMGTYSEVFGQVDPVILIRAEQAITALIQEAQTLQALSRPALQENR, encoded by the coding sequence ATGACCACCAATCTCGACCCGCCGCGCTGCGCCGCTGACGCCGACTCGGACGACCCCACCGAGCGGCTGCTGCGCTGCATGCAGAGGCTCCACCGCCTCGTCGCCGACCGCTTGATGGGGCATTTGCAAGGCGAGCTTCAAGAAGAAGATGTCAGCCTCACCCAGATGACGGCCCTTTACAAAGTTCGGGCGTTTATGCCGCTGAGCGTCACCGCACTGGCCGAACACCTTCATGTGAGCTTGCCCGCCACCAGCCAACTGATTCAGGAATTGGTGCGGCGCGGCTTGATGGAACGCAGCGAGAACCCCGACAACCGGCGTGAAAAGTTACTGGCGCTGAGCAGCAAAGGCCAGCAATTTCTGAGCATGAAAGAACGCAGCTTAATGGGCACTTACAGCGAAGTTTTCGGACAAGTCGATCCGGTCATCTTAATTCGCGCCGAGCAGGCCATCACCGCCCTCATTCAAGAAGCCCAAACCCTCCAAGCCCTCTCGCGCCCCGCCCTTCAGGAGAACCGATGA
- a CDS encoding site-2 protease family protein, giving the protein MGLLSLLTTNPTAFVIIALALTLSLTAHEFAHAYTADRLGDPTPRRMGRVTLNPLAHLDPFGVILLLVAGFGFARPVPVNFNNLGRWGMVAVAAAGPISNILIALLCVLLLKVLPGSNLGDTILGIVASVNVVLAVFNLIPIPLLDGSRILAGIFPNTLGRSLMEFERLPYAFLIVMGFILLARGPLSNIIGTVQGWLFGLAGV; this is encoded by the coding sequence ATGGGCCTTCTTTCGCTGCTGACCACCAATCCTACTGCTTTTGTCATTATCGCTTTGGCGCTGACGTTATCGCTCACGGCTCACGAATTTGCCCACGCCTACACGGCTGACCGCTTGGGCGACCCGACACCCCGGCGGATGGGCCGCGTCACGCTCAATCCGCTGGCGCACCTCGATCCGTTCGGCGTCATTTTGCTGCTGGTGGCAGGCTTCGGTTTTGCCCGTCCAGTGCCGGTCAACTTCAACAATCTGGGACGCTGGGGCATGGTGGCGGTGGCAGCGGCGGGGCCGATCAGCAACATCTTGATCGCCCTGTTGTGCGTGCTGCTGCTCAAGGTCTTGCCTGGAAGCAATCTGGGCGACACCATTTTGGGCATCGTGGCCAGCGTCAATGTCGTGCTGGCGGTGTTCAACCTGATTCCTATTCCGCTGCTCGACGGCTCGCGCATTTTGGCAGGCATTTTCCCCAATACGCTGGGCCGCAGCTTGATGGAGTTCGAGAGGCTGCCCTACGCTTTCCTGATCGTGATGGGCTTTATTTTGCTGGCGCGTGGGCCGCTGAGCAACATCATCGGCACGGTGCAGGGCTGGCTGTTTGGGCTGGCAGGGGTCTAG
- the trhA gene encoding PAQR family membrane homeostasis protein TrhA, producing MKTAFAAFYSSLREPWNSLTHWAGAALALVALAGMLGYAAAHQLSLWPFVVYGLSMVFLYTASASYHSFRVGERALLRLRKLDHSAIFLLIAGSYTPVAYFGLSGIWQSLVLWIIWGIALAGILLKLLTMRLPRWISTLLYIVMGWTALAFLPQLARSLSGAALFWLAAGGVLYSVGAVIYGTKRWNPRPGVFGFHEIWHLFVLGGTGAHVAMMFTLR from the coding sequence ATGAAAACAGCTTTTGCCGCCTTCTATTCCTCGCTGCGCGAACCGTGGAACAGCTTGACGCACTGGGCAGGCGCGGCCTTGGCCCTCGTGGCGCTGGCGGGAATGCTGGGGTACGCCGCCGCGCATCAGCTCAGCCTCTGGCCGTTCGTGGTGTACGGCCTGAGCATGGTGTTTTTGTATACGGCCTCGGCGTCTTACCATTCGTTCCGGGTCGGTGAACGCGCCCTGCTGCGCCTCAGAAAACTCGACCACAGCGCCATTTTTTTGCTGATCGCCGGAAGTTATACCCCGGTGGCTTACTTTGGCCTGAGCGGCATTTGGCAGAGCTTGGTGCTGTGGATCATCTGGGGCATAGCGCTGGCAGGCATTTTGCTCAAACTGCTGACCATGCGCCTGCCGAGGTGGATCAGCACCCTGCTTTACATTGTCATGGGTTGGACAGCCTTAGCTTTTTTGCCGCAGCTCGCCCGCAGCCTCAGCGGCGCGGCCCTGTTTTGGCTGGCGGCTGGCGGGGTGCTCTACAGCGTCGGCGCGGTCATCTACGGCACCAAACGCTGGAACCCGCGCCCCGGCGTCTTCGGCTTTCATGAAATCTGGCACCTGTTCGTGCTGGGCGGCACCGGAGCACACGTGGCGATGATGTTTACGCTGCGCTAG